gttaggcaacgatgttgtcttgtcaatgtcctcacgaaaaatgaatgtgtctcaccaccagaatatcgcttaagtatgctttttgtgtgtgattgaatcgagagaaggtgtggtttacgatggcaatttggaaggcaaactagaggggaatgaactctctgagctcggaactttcggcgactgagcaataatcgattgcgggcgcatacaatattggatacggaaatatcctactgatggggaagaataatcttcagaagctatcctgttaattgcgattgattgaaaaatcacaaaaccaaatgtatttggtcacagtgttacatggatagaaaacattaaaataaactctttcacatgaatgtatttttaaattcccagaggaactggcagattattttctgtAACGatcagatatttccacattttcctcgatactggaagcccaccagtggataATGCTAATtcaataaccatctgttaatagcacttgcttgaaacatttttggtcacagtgttacatggatagaaaacattcaaataaactctttcacatgaatgtatttttaaattccaagaggaactagcagattattttcagtaacgattagatatttccacattttcctcgatactggaagcccattagtggttaatgctaactcgataaccatctgttatgctaggcgcaaattgagaagcgtatagcgctcggaagcgaacgcgagactaccaacacgactcatacgtgccacaaacgtagcgtggtggagcgcatattgagtcgcagtttggtgtaaataacatgccactcgcattcaatgactgattaacacagagttgcgcgatatatttatttactaacacaatcacccgaccagtacagccatacagtgttaaacccacggcgctatatgattgttcaccaacacaactaccacaaccggcatgaccagcacgagcaactgtggttcagccacagcgtcgcgcgagtcgtgtctcacgagcgctccaccatctcgcgtcatctggccaatttgcgcccttCTATCTGTTtttattagccacaaaaacaggaagtgggttatatctatggtataaccgcaagggtgacgtaggactagcattgatttagagatcatttgtttgaagttgaatctaaatccatcctgaatgaatggataaataaatatttgggtgacttcaaaaacgagagcgttacgttggaggctcaaggtttttcatgttatgcatccaatattggatacgaaaattttctactgatggggaagaataattttcagaagctttcctgttaattgcgattgattgaaaaatcacaaaaccaaatgtatttgattgcagtgttatatggatagaaaacattagaataaactatttcgcttcaatgtatttttcaattcccaggggaactggcagagtatttttcagcaacaattaattcttttcagattttcctcgatactcgaaacccaccagtggttaatactaactcgataaccacctgttagtagcatttgattgaaaaatatttggtcgcagtgttacacggatagaaaacattaaaataaactctttcacatgaatgtatttttcaattcccaggggaactggcagattatttttcagcaatgattagttctttccaaccctccagtggttattgctaactcgataaccacctgttaatagcacttgattgaaaaatatttggtcgctgtgttatatggttagaaacattaaaataaactctttcgcatgaatgtatttttcaattcccagggaactggcagattatttttcagcaacgattagatctttccggaattttctcgatgctgaatggcatccaaacgaaaatattcctttcagtttggtctgtaaaaaacttttctgaactcttatccatcaaatttggagccctgaaaagggcagttgattttatgctaagctaatagcacgctctcctcggatacaatgggccagctggatgtccttgggcatgatgtgacgtgttttgcatggacagcacacaaattgttattttcgaataggcctcctgcagcatcataatcgcggaactttggaagcgcaaatcggttttgaagtcctgagcaattccacgaatcaaatgctgcaaaggtagatggcggatcagcaattcggtcgacttctgatagcgacgaatttcacgcaaagttcccggtcgatagcgatgtggtcacactcctcgcggctggtgcacttatccgagctgctttcgtggtgccttaccaccgaaagactaacgagctgtgtgcttggtcccacacaaacgagtccttacggtgcgagagtagagtaagaaatgaacgaaacggtaacggtattggattaaagaggctttaaactcagagagttcattcgtctcttgcccttgagggcgggaaatttaactgaaggaaaactaagaaaaactattgcaaaattcgttattctcgctcgactcagtcctagtaaccgctatggatgtatgtcgtatcgccgcaccctacacggctctggggccaaaaacacaaccaaacaaatggagcagggaaaaagccccttttagtgtgcttgaggagctcgcttctaaaaagggcgtaaaaaacctgctcatcttttgctgaaattagaagagaGAACAAACGTAattttatcagtataggtagatttagtaatttgacattagatctgatcgaataaacctgtatccgttaggaaatcgatggtccttttttgctcgacggcgtcgtccgatagtgctgtccttatggtgtctgcaacctgaaactttattcttgaagcattaaatttagggcatgtgattaatatgtgttccaccgtGATCATGCACGACTCACATCACCACCATCATGCACGACTCACATAGTGTTGGTTCCAATCTACGCATGATAAATTTGTGTGTTAAAAATGTATGCCCGATACGTAAACGTGTCAGACATACTTGAGTAGATCGGAGAATACTATCCTTCCAGGGAAGGGTAGTATTCTTGATCCTTCTTAAGAAGATGTCAcgggaaaaaaaacaactgttctccCAGCTCAATCTGAGGGATTGCATGACCCATTTGATGGTGTCATTTGCTGGGTGGGAGGTGGTCCATAGTTCGGAGAGCCTACCCTCCTTGGCGAGACGATCAGCCTGTTCATTACCCTGGATTCCGCAGTGCCCTGGGACCCAGCAGAAAGTGATGTCCTTCCCtgtaattttttcctcaatgcTTTGTATCCAAGGGTGTTTACTATCGTCGCTTTGTAGCGCCCGTAATGCACTATAGGAATCCGAGAAGATCACCACCTTACTGTCGTTATCACAGAGTGATGTCGCGACAAGGAGAGCGGCAATTTCGGCGGAGTATACCGAACATATGGAAGGCAGTTGGAATTTTAGCTCCGTGTTATTGGCAAAAACTCCAAACCCTGTTAGGTTTCCATCAAAAGAcccatctgtgaagattttgtggtgggtgtgatacttgttatgaaggtggttattaaaacaggccgtaacaatgctgctggcttccccagccctgacagcatttttgattgaccagtctatctttggcggatgtgcatgccatgggcgttgaccgactctgcttaatggggcaatagtcgggaaggtgacttggctaatattttgcagccaAATGTTGGCTCTGGAGTAAATGGATAGATGATCCGGGTATTTCTCGGACGTCCGGATGGCTTTAGTGGCTAGGATATTTGTGAGGAAGTGTTCGAAAGGAACTACGCCGGCCTCCACAAGCAGAGCGTTTATTGGGCTGGTCTGAAGGGCTCCTGATGCATATCTAATCACGTTATGGTAGACAGGCTTTAAGTAATTCAAGTGAGCCCAAGAGGCACGGCTGAGAAGTTCGATGCCGTAACGAATTTTAGAGAAGATAATGCTTTTGCCTATGTTGTAGATGGTTTTACGAGAACTCAAGCGGCATCGGCCACCTAGAGCTTTCACCAGCCGCAGGCGGCACTTCATACTAGCTTTAGCATTTCTGAGGTGTTGTCCGAAAGATAGTTTACTGTCAACTAGCACTCCGAGAATTCGGACAGAGCTGACTCTCTTAATAGGCCTGCCATTGATTAGACATGTTCTAAACCTTTTCCTATGACCTTTACGTTTGCAGCAGTGCATTATATTAGACTTCTCTGCCGAAAACTTAAACCCGATGGAATTTGCCCAGTTACTAACCGCCGAGATTCCTTCCTGCAGTCTTCTGCGGGCCATTTCTGGGAAAGCATTTCTTGCCATCAGCAGTAGATCGTCTGCATAGGCCAGTACCTCGGTGTTTTTAGGGATAACCTCTAGAACCGACTGCATAGCAACGAGGAAGAGGGAAACTGATAGAACCgaaccttgtggtactccgttttctaggcaacggtgatccgaaagtactcctccgaagtaaacttgaaaacctcgattggtgaggaaacagcgaagaatgttgaagagggagccttcaaaaccccatcggtgGAGTTGATCGATAATGTTATGACGCCATGTGGTATCGTAGGCTTTGGCTAGATCGAGTGAAGCGATTTCGCTATGTTGGCCCTTTtcgatagtttcttgaaggaaatgatcgagttgactgaagtaggtgcccgtacctttacctcggcggaagccatgcTGTCTTGGGTCTAATAGTTGGCATTCTTCAAGGGCCGTCCTAAGTCTTCGATTGATCATTCTTTCGAAGACTTTCCCTAAGCAGTTGAGGAGTGTTATGGGACGGAAGTTGTTCGCGGTCCGTTTACTCTCCTTCACCTTTGGGATAGGTATTACCAAGCCCGTTTTCCATGTATCTGGGAAATAGCTGTTAGCCCAACATTCGTTGGGTAGAATTTTTGCATGAAGAGGTAGATGCTTGATCATCGGATATTCGATTCCGTCTGGGCCAGCTGATttgcttttggatatttttattgcccataacaactcgtccaaagagaacttatcgttgtatttgtggacctGTTCCGAAGCAGGAGGAAAAACTTTAAGTTCCGCCTTCGCCTTAATAGCCTTGAATTCGTTGGTGTAGTTGAATGGTGGCTGAAATAGTGGCAAAGTGTTCGGCTAGGTGGTCGGCTATGATGCCTGGATCTTCGGTGAAGGTGCCATTAATCTCGAAGGAATAGCAATTTGAAGCTTTCTTGCCACTAAGTAAGTTGACCTTGTTCCAAAGTTCAGATGTCGAAGTATTAGGGTTGATGCAATCAAGAAATTCCATCCAACTGTTTTGCTTGGCTTCGGTTATTACCTTCCTGGCTAGAGCTCTAGCCGTTTGGAAGTTGGTTAGGGCAATCATTTTGCAAGCGCTTCCATCAGGAAGGCGTCGTAGGATACGGAgggattttcttctccttttgaTGGCCTGTGCAACTGCATCGTTCCACCATGGGACAGCCTTTCGGCCGGGTTTCCCACTGGTACGGTGGATATTTTGTTCAGCCGCCAAAAAGATGGCGTGGGTAAATTCTTCCACGGAGCAGCTTTCATGTTCAGAAAGTAAGCTGTTGATTGTGGATTCG
This region of Toxorhynchites rutilus septentrionalis strain SRP unplaced genomic scaffold, ASM2978413v1 HiC_scaffold_368, whole genome shotgun sequence genomic DNA includes:
- the LOC129782112 gene encoding ribonuclease H1-like yields the protein MASAESVLEVIPKNTEVLAYADDLLLMARNAFPEMARRRLQEGISAVSNWANSIGFKFSAEKSNIMHCCKHGSFDGNLTGFGVFANNTELKFQLPSICSVYSAEIAALLVATSLCDNDSKVVIFSDSYSALRALQSDDSKHPWIQSIEEKITGKDITFCWVPGHCGIQGNEQADRLAKE